From a single Bacillus sp. NEB1478 genomic region:
- a CDS encoding EAL domain-containing protein produces MEVRHSNTKKWISISAMLFSVQIAGTIGLIYSQFYMFYMLNIVISIAGAIFVYKILNRKDVYSVNLEDEIQKHKKTFSLLETSNMKLQNIFDSIDVAIWSHNLQTNKLLITPGIEKLYGYPLKAFYDDADLWKKVIHPEDIEVVIKRAHEIENGIVATSEYRIIRPDGEIRWIHDRGIPFLNEQKELIDFNSILIDITERKRAEMTIEHMAYFDELTGLPNRNGFKKRIDEKIKDASLIQNDLALFYLDLDRFNVLNDTLGHSFGDLLLQQVAGLLKNTIGEKGEVFRRSGDEFLLLMDFKSKNEVIKIAEELIASFTKSFLLSGQEVFITPSIGISLYPVNGSDSETLLKRADSALYQAKERGRNTYQFFTEQRDGKMERRLNLEHGLRKALNNNELFLVYQPQVDLCSRKIIGVETLLRWNKEDEGMVSPAEFIPIAEETGLILPIGEWVLKNACLQGIKWHKLGFSELVISVNISVRQLLEESFIERVEAILEEVDFPAALLELEITESTTMESMEETLPVLHRLRLKGIKISIDDFGTGYSSLTYLRKLPVDTLKIDKMFIDDILTDSKSSAIVKTIIDMGQNLGFHVIAEGIESVEQVDSLLENGCICGQGYYLYKPHKADEIEKHLEKNMVIS; encoded by the coding sequence ATGGAAGTAAGACACTCTAATACGAAGAAATGGATAAGCATCTCTGCAATGTTATTCAGCGTTCAGATTGCGGGTACAATAGGGTTAATCTACAGCCAATTCTATATGTTTTATATGCTCAATATTGTCATATCTATTGCAGGAGCAATATTTGTTTATAAAATACTAAACCGTAAAGATGTGTATTCAGTAAATCTGGAAGATGAAATTCAAAAACATAAAAAAACATTCAGTCTGCTAGAAACGAGTAACATGAAATTACAAAACATTTTTGACAGTATCGATGTTGCCATCTGGTCTCATAACTTGCAGACTAACAAACTGCTAATAACTCCGGGCATTGAAAAACTGTATGGCTATCCATTAAAGGCTTTTTATGATGACGCTGATTTATGGAAAAAGGTCATACATCCTGAAGACATTGAGGTAGTTATTAAAAGGGCACATGAAATTGAAAACGGAATCGTCGCAACAAGCGAGTACAGAATCATCAGACCTGATGGGGAAATCAGATGGATTCATGATCGAGGAATTCCTTTTTTAAATGAACAAAAGGAACTGATTGATTTTAACTCGATTTTAATTGACATTACCGAACGAAAACGTGCTGAAATGACGATCGAACATATGGCTTATTTTGATGAATTAACGGGATTGCCTAATCGTAACGGTTTTAAAAAGAGAATTGATGAGAAGATAAAAGATGCGAGTCTCATACAAAATGATCTAGCTTTATTTTATTTAGATTTGGATCGTTTTAATGTCCTAAATGACACACTTGGACATAGTTTCGGTGATTTGCTGCTGCAGCAGGTTGCTGGTTTGCTTAAAAACACTATCGGCGAAAAAGGTGAGGTCTTTAGAAGAAGTGGTGATGAGTTCCTTCTGCTGATGGATTTCAAATCTAAAAATGAAGTGATAAAAATCGCAGAAGAGCTGATTGCATCCTTTACAAAGTCTTTTCTATTAAGCGGACAAGAAGTGTTTATTACACCTAGTATAGGAATAAGTCTTTATCCGGTTAACGGCTCTGATAGTGAAACTCTATTAAAAAGAGCGGATTCGGCGCTTTACCAAGCAAAAGAACGAGGGCGGAACACGTATCAATTTTTCACTGAGCAGCGTGATGGAAAGATGGAAAGAAGATTAAACTTGGAACATGGATTAAGAAAAGCCTTGAACAATAATGAATTATTTCTTGTATATCAACCGCAAGTTGATCTTTGTAGTCGGAAAATTATAGGTGTTGAAACGCTGCTGAGATGGAATAAGGAAGATGAGGGAATGGTTTCTCCAGCTGAATTCATCCCGATTGCCGAAGAAACCGGTTTGATTTTACCGATCGGAGAATGGGTCCTTAAAAACGCCTGTCTTCAAGGTATCAAATGGCACAAACTAGGGTTTAGCGAACTCGTGATTTCAGTTAATATCTCAGTTCGTCAGCTTTTGGAAGAGTCATTTATTGAAAGAGTCGAAGCGATATTAGAAGAAGTTGATTTCCCTGCTGCCTTATTAGAGCTTGAAATTACAGAAAGTACGACGATGGAAAGCATGGAAGAAACACTGCCAGTCCTTCATCGATTAAGATTAAAAGGAATAAAAATCTCCATCGATGATTTTGGTACTGGCTATTCATCCTTAACTTATTTAAGAAAGCTGCCAGTCGATACGCTGAAAATCGATAAGATGTTTATTGATGATATTTTAACTGACTCAAAAAGCAGTGCCATCGTAAAAACCATAATTGATATGGGACAAAACCTAGGTTTTCATGTTATTGCAGAAGGTATTGAAAGTGTCGAACAAGTAGATAGCTTATTGGAGAATGGATGTATATGCGGACAAGGCTATTACTTGTATAAACCGCATAAAGCAGATGAAATAGAGAAGCATCTTGAAAAGAATATGGTGATCAGTTAA
- a CDS encoding NAD(P)/FAD-dependent oxidoreductase, whose product MIYDCVVIGGGPSGLMASVGAAQNKARVLLIDKGDKLGRKLAISGGGRCNVTNRLPVEEIIKHIPGNGRFLYSAFSVFNNEDIISFFENLGIELKEEDHGRMFPVSNKATDVVAVLLQKIRQLGVQIRTNTPVKTIHFNDELHEIVLESGETIQTKSVVIAVGGKSVPHTGSTGDGYAWAKKAGHTITDLYPTEVPITSNETFIKQKTLQGISLRNISLSVWNPKGKLIKAHQMDMIFTHFGVSGPAALRCSQYVVKALKKFNVPSIEMRIDSFPDEHEEILLAAIQKRITEEPKKAIKNVLKGMLPEKYLLFLIEQANIDGDVTADQVPKQALRLLTQHMKGFSFQVSGTLSIEKAFVTGGGVSVKEIAPQTMASKKQEGLFFCGEILDLHGYTGGYNITVAFVTGNIAGTNAAYHALQ is encoded by the coding sequence ATGATTTATGATTGCGTTGTCATTGGAGGAGGTCCTTCAGGTTTAATGGCCAGTGTGGGTGCCGCACAAAATAAGGCACGCGTCCTATTAATCGATAAAGGCGATAAGTTGGGCCGCAAACTGGCTATCTCTGGCGGCGGCCGCTGCAATGTGACAAACCGTTTGCCAGTAGAAGAAATCATTAAACACATTCCTGGCAATGGACGATTTTTATACAGTGCTTTTTCTGTATTTAATAATGAAGATATTATCTCATTTTTCGAGAATTTAGGAATCGAGTTAAAAGAAGAAGATCATGGTCGCATGTTTCCTGTATCGAATAAAGCAACAGACGTTGTTGCAGTCCTTTTACAGAAAATTAGACAGCTTGGGGTACAGATTAGAACAAATACCCCTGTTAAAACGATTCATTTTAATGATGAACTTCATGAAATTGTTCTAGAGTCCGGCGAAACAATTCAAACAAAATCAGTTGTAATTGCTGTAGGAGGAAAATCGGTTCCTCACACTGGATCTACAGGCGATGGATATGCTTGGGCGAAAAAAGCCGGCCACACGATAACTGACCTATATCCTACAGAGGTACCTATTACATCAAACGAAACTTTTATAAAACAAAAAACGCTGCAAGGCATCTCATTGCGCAACATTTCTCTTTCTGTTTGGAATCCAAAAGGCAAATTAATAAAAGCACATCAAATGGATATGATTTTTACGCATTTCGGTGTATCCGGACCAGCTGCACTTCGCTGCAGTCAGTACGTTGTTAAAGCATTAAAAAAGTTTAATGTTCCTTCCATTGAAATGCGTATAGATTCTTTCCCAGATGAGCATGAAGAGATATTACTCGCAGCTATACAAAAAAGAATTACAGAAGAACCTAAAAAAGCGATAAAGAACGTTTTAAAAGGTATGCTCCCTGAGAAATATCTGCTGTTCTTAATTGAACAAGCAAATATCGATGGGGATGTGACGGCAGACCAAGTTCCTAAGCAAGCGCTGCGTCTGCTCACTCAGCACATGAAGGGGTTTTCTTTTCAAGTAAGCGGGACTTTATCGATCGAGAAAGCCTTTGTAACAGGTGGCGGCGTATCTGTTAAAGAAATCGCACCTCAAACGATGGCATCCAAGAAACAAGAAGGTTTATTCTTCTGCGGAGAGATACTTGATCTTCATGGCTATACGGGTGGATACAATATTACAGTTGCATTTGTTACCGGGAATATTGCAGGTACAAACGCCGCCTATCATGCACTGCAGTAG
- a CDS encoding sporulation protein Cse60 — MIQVKLFDEDHEEDLEESINEFLNEIPNENFIDIKYQIAVCDSVHEENETMFSFSAMIVYKK; from the coding sequence ATGATTCAAGTTAAATTATTTGATGAAGATCATGAAGAAGACCTTGAAGAATCAATCAATGAGTTTTTGAATGAAATACCAAACGAAAATTTTATAGATATTAAATACCAAATAGCAGTATGTGATAGTGTCCATGAAGAAAATGAAACGATGTTTTCTTTCTCAGCCATGATTGTTTATAAAAAATAG
- a CDS encoding DeoR family transcriptional regulator, translating to MSPSTDRMLNRVKALYLFIRKKGTVTTRELVEEFGTTQRTIQRDLNVLSYNNLVTSPARGMWEVTRKKVKVS from the coding sequence TTGAGTCCTTCAACTGACAGAATGTTGAATCGTGTGAAAGCCCTGTATTTGTTTATACGAAAAAAAGGAACTGTTACAACACGAGAACTAGTTGAAGAATTTGGAACAACACAGCGTACGATACAGAGAGATCTAAATGTACTTTCTTATAACAATTTAGTAACCAGCCCTGCCCGCGGAATGTGGGAAGTCACGAGGAAAAAAGTTAAAGTATCATGA
- a CDS encoding DUF6884 domain-containing protein has product MKRKIGLLATARKKALKPSAAIDLYISPLFIKSVQYAQSHYDDFYFYSAKEGLLKKDQHIEPYNVSIKNFSPSEKREWAEKVILELLEHVKPEQSIIYLHGGWVYREHLQPSLEKAGFQYEVPLEGYSIGNQLKWYDEQNK; this is encoded by the coding sequence ATGAAAAGGAAAATTGGTCTTCTTGCAACTGCACGAAAAAAAGCATTAAAACCTTCGGCAGCGATTGATTTATACATAAGTCCATTATTTATTAAATCGGTTCAATATGCACAAAGCCATTATGATGACTTTTACTTTTATAGTGCTAAAGAAGGTCTTCTTAAAAAAGATCAGCATATCGAACCGTACAATGTTTCCATTAAAAATTTTTCCCCTTCTGAAAAAAGAGAATGGGCAGAGAAAGTAATCCTTGAATTACTAGAGCATGTAAAACCAGAACAATCAATCATATACTTGCATGGCGGCTGGGTTTACCGCGAACATCTTCAACCAAGTTTAGAAAAAGCAGGTTTTCAATATGAAGTGCCTTTAGAAGGCTATAGTATTGGAAATCAGCTGAAGTGGTATGACGAACAAAATAAGTAA
- a CDS encoding pseudouridine synthase, with product MRIDKWLANTGYGSRKEVKQLLKSGAVTVNGDVVKDPKTQANPDADEVEVYGEKAVYREFVYLMMNKPQGVISATEDSRHKTVIDLLELELLAFEPFPVGRLDKDTEGLLVLTNDGQLSHMLLSPKKHVPKTYFAKINGSVPVSAFDKFKAGIELEDGYVTKPAKLEIIKDNSEESEILLTITEGKFHQVKRMFDAVDRTVVYLQRLQMGNLKLDESLPLGSYRELSEEELDLLCEKEDVFE from the coding sequence ATGCGTATCGATAAATGGCTGGCTAATACAGGTTATGGAAGCAGAAAAGAAGTGAAACAGCTCCTCAAATCAGGTGCTGTTACAGTAAATGGAGATGTTGTTAAAGATCCGAAGACACAAGCAAACCCAGATGCAGATGAAGTTGAAGTATATGGCGAAAAAGCAGTCTATCGAGAGTTTGTTTATTTAATGATGAATAAGCCTCAAGGTGTAATTTCTGCTACAGAAGACTCACGTCATAAAACAGTTATTGATTTGTTAGAACTCGAACTACTGGCTTTTGAACCGTTTCCGGTAGGAAGATTGGACAAAGATACAGAAGGTCTTTTAGTTTTAACAAATGATGGGCAGCTTTCACATATGTTACTATCACCCAAAAAACATGTGCCAAAAACCTATTTTGCAAAAATAAATGGTTCAGTACCAGTTTCAGCATTTGATAAATTTAAAGCAGGGATCGAATTAGAAGATGGATATGTAACAAAACCAGCAAAGCTTGAAATTATTAAAGATAATAGTGAGGAATCGGAAATATTATTGACGATTACTGAAGGTAAGTTCCATCAAGTAAAAAGAATGTTTGATGCAGTTGACCGAACTGTAGTCTATCTTCAAAGACTTCAAATGGGAAATTTGAAACTAGACGAATCATTGCCACTAGGATCGTATAGAGAGCTTTCAGAAGAAGAACTCGATTTATTATGTGAAAAAGAAGATGTTTTTGAATAA
- a CDS encoding SDR family oxidoreductase produces MNVLVIGANGNIGKITCAMLAEQGHSVKAMIRKEEQKKDFQHPNMEAVLGDLEKDFEHVFSGIDVVVFTAGSGGHTPSEKTDAVDYEGAVKSIKLAEAHNVKQFIMVSAIAADTPEKGPEGLRHYLEAKGKADQILMDSSLNYTILRPGALTDEDGMGLIEAKKKLNERGSIPRVDVARTILASLGNERVYKKVFEMIEGEVPIQTAIESA; encoded by the coding sequence ATGAACGTACTTGTAATCGGAGCAAATGGAAATATAGGAAAAATAACTTGTGCCATGCTGGCTGAACAAGGTCATTCTGTTAAAGCAATGATTAGAAAAGAAGAGCAGAAAAAGGATTTTCAGCATCCGAATATGGAAGCTGTATTAGGTGATTTAGAAAAAGACTTTGAACATGTATTTAGTGGTATTGATGTGGTTGTTTTTACAGCTGGGTCTGGTGGTCATACACCATCTGAGAAGACAGATGCAGTGGATTATGAAGGTGCTGTTAAATCAATAAAACTGGCGGAAGCGCATAATGTAAAACAATTTATTATGGTGAGTGCTATAGCAGCAGATACACCTGAAAAAGGACCAGAAGGACTGCGTCATTATTTAGAAGCTAAAGGCAAAGCCGATCAAATCTTAATGGACAGTTCATTGAATTACACAATTCTTCGCCCAGGTGCTTTAACGGATGAAGACGGAATGGGATTAATTGAAGCTAAGAAAAAGTTAAATGAAAGAGGATCTATCCCTCGAGTGGACGTGGCAAGAACTATTTTAGCGAGCCTCGGAAATGAAAGAGTATATAAAAAAGTATTTGAAATGATAGAAGGTGAAGTGCCGATTCAAACTGCAATTGAGTCTGCATAA
- a CDS encoding oligosaccharide flippase family protein, translating into MSRLLRGTLILSAATFFSKFIGLIFVIPFTNLVGEQGMALYGYAYIPYTILLSISTMGVPLAVSKFVSKYNALGDYATGRRLLKSGLLIMTLTGFLAFVLLYMLAPVLAHNIIGKYGEQGNTVTDITLVIRMVSTALIIVPSMSLIRGYFQGFQSMGPTAVSQVVEQIVRIVFILVGSYIIMNIMHGKTTTAVAIATFAATLGAIAGFIVLLWYWAKRKPHLQKMYDQSKKADEISLSDIYKETIKYAIPFVAVGLAIPLYQMVDQFTIVNTLKTVSYSQTEAESIYAIITQIAHKLVMIPVSLATALALTLIPVITKSFTQSNKDVLHKQITQTFQMVLFLTAPAAVGLTVLAYPAYGALFGMPSMDTGGFYLQWYAPTALWFAMFTVTAAILQGLNQQRFAFISLSAGFLAKLLLNKPLLFLFGGTGSVIATDIGYTISILFNLYIIKKYSGFSFKWVYRRSVLITVFCTIMALAVIGIMVLLGDSETRLQAIIKLSAGIVMGGAVYGFLSYQSGLLNIILGDRIPFLRRKK; encoded by the coding sequence TTGTCCCGATTACTTCGTGGAACATTGATCTTATCGGCCGCAACATTTTTTTCGAAATTTATCGGTCTGATCTTTGTTATTCCGTTTACCAATCTAGTAGGAGAACAAGGCATGGCATTATACGGTTATGCCTACATTCCATATACGATATTACTTAGTATTTCCACAATGGGGGTACCGCTAGCAGTTTCAAAATTTGTTTCAAAATATAATGCACTTGGAGATTATGCAACAGGGAGAAGGCTATTAAAATCAGGTCTTTTGATCATGACACTGACTGGATTCCTTGCCTTCGTTCTCTTATATATGCTTGCGCCAGTTCTCGCACATAATATTATCGGTAAATATGGCGAGCAAGGGAACACTGTCACTGACATTACATTAGTAATCAGAATGGTAAGTACCGCATTAATTATAGTACCGTCCATGAGTCTTATTCGCGGTTATTTCCAAGGTTTTCAATCGATGGGACCTACTGCTGTTTCACAAGTTGTAGAGCAGATAGTCCGTATTGTGTTTATTCTAGTAGGCAGTTACATTATTATGAATATTATGCATGGAAAAACAACGACTGCCGTAGCGATCGCTACCTTTGCTGCAACACTAGGAGCCATTGCAGGCTTTATTGTTTTATTATGGTACTGGGCGAAGAGGAAGCCTCATTTGCAGAAAATGTACGACCAAAGCAAGAAAGCCGATGAAATCTCATTAAGCGATATTTACAAAGAGACGATCAAATATGCGATTCCGTTTGTCGCAGTAGGTCTAGCGATACCTCTTTATCAAATGGTTGACCAATTTACCATTGTTAATACGCTTAAAACGGTCTCTTATTCACAAACAGAAGCAGAATCTATTTATGCAATCATTACGCAGATCGCTCATAAGCTCGTAATGATTCCAGTTTCTCTAGCAACAGCGTTAGCATTAACGTTAATCCCTGTTATTACAAAATCATTTACCCAAAGCAATAAAGATGTCTTGCATAAACAGATCACGCAAACCTTCCAAATGGTGCTGTTCTTAACAGCTCCAGCTGCGGTTGGACTTACCGTTCTTGCTTACCCGGCATATGGTGCTCTTTTCGGGATGCCATCTATGGATACTGGCGGTTTTTACCTTCAATGGTATGCGCCAACTGCACTTTGGTTTGCGATGTTTACTGTAACAGCTGCAATTCTTCAAGGATTGAATCAGCAAAGGTTTGCTTTTATTAGTTTAAGCGCAGGTTTTCTGGCCAAGCTGCTTCTTAATAAACCGCTGCTTTTCTTATTTGGAGGAACTGGCTCTGTTATAGCAACTGATATCGGTTATACAATTTCAATTTTGTTTAATCTTTACATTATTAAAAAGTACAGTGGATTTTCATTTAAATGGGTATATAGAAGAAGCGTCCTCATCACTGTATTTTGTACAATCATGGCCTTAGCAGTTATAGGTATTATGGTGTTGCTTGGTGATTCAGAAACAAGGCTGCAAGCAATTATCAAATTATCGGCCGGTATTGTAATGGGTGGAGCTGTTTATGGCTTTTTGAGTTACCAATCTGGATTACTAAACATCATATTGGGAGATCGGATACCGTTTCTACGGAGAAAAAAATAA
- a CDS encoding rhodanese-like domain-containing protein, whose translation MDYELKEISPSEVKSLLKDGKKISLIDVREDEEIAEGKIPEAAHIKMGEIPDRLNEIDKNEEHIIICRSGRRSENVALFLQDKGYKVINMSGGMLEYNQD comes from the coding sequence ATGGATTATGAACTAAAAGAAATATCTCCATCTGAAGTTAAAAGCCTTTTAAAAGATGGGAAAAAGATTTCATTGATTGATGTGCGTGAGGATGAGGAAATAGCAGAAGGAAAGATTCCAGAAGCAGCTCATATAAAAATGGGAGAAATTCCAGATCGATTGAATGAGATTGATAAAAATGAAGAACATATTATCATTTGCCGATCAGGCAGAAGAAGTGAGAATGTAGCACTTTTTCTGCAAGATAAAGGGTATAAAGTGATAAATATGTCCGGCGGAATGCTGGAGTATAACCAGGATTAA
- a CDS encoding PRC-barrel domain-containing protein — protein MMVYANKLIGTKAEHDAAPLNDHIVNDILFNKYDHRLCYFTYSEDHDEHKFSRGDDHIETVVAATSGINSHNTPLTGGSFSETEVRSPKETFFIPWNQIVDMNEEKIVFKGNERQINEPVECYSFKAIKNWSVIDQNNEKIGKIKDLVMDANTQQVMGFMLSEGFWKSLLGQDEKFMPIIGSPDWKTQEWKIEQTPEVLLRNSPEEL, from the coding sequence ATGATGGTATATGCTAATAAATTGATTGGGACGAAAGCTGAACATGATGCTGCTCCGTTAAATGATCATATAGTAAACGATATCTTATTTAACAAGTATGACCATCGGTTATGCTATTTTACTTATTCCGAGGATCATGATGAACATAAGTTTAGCCGCGGTGATGATCATATTGAAACTGTAGTTGCCGCTACTTCAGGTATCAATTCACATAACACACCATTAACCGGGGGAAGCTTTTCAGAAACTGAAGTACGATCTCCGAAAGAAACGTTTTTCATCCCATGGAATCAAATTGTGGATATGAATGAAGAAAAAATCGTGTTTAAAGGAAATGAACGCCAAATCAATGAACCCGTAGAATGTTATTCTTTTAAGGCAATTAAAAATTGGTCGGTTATTGATCAAAACAATGAAAAAATCGGTAAGATTAAGGATCTTGTTATGGATGCAAATACTCAGCAAGTAATGGGTTTTATGTTATCTGAAGGTTTTTGGAAGAGTTTATTAGGGCAGGATGAAAAGTTCATGCCGATCATAGGAAGTCCGGACTGGAAAACTCAAGAGTGGAAAATTGAACAAACTCCTGAAGTTTTATTAAGAAATAGTCCTGAAGAATTATAA